The following coding sequences lie in one Drosophila sulfurigaster albostrigata strain 15112-1811.04 chromosome 2R, ASM2355843v2, whole genome shotgun sequence genomic window:
- the LOC133835648 gene encoding nucleoplasmin-like protein, whose protein sequence is MAEESFYGVTLTAEENTETWDFVDEDYSRGQKLVIKQVLLGAEAKDNEFNVVEVTTGKDSIQIPIAVLKAGETRAVNPDVEFYETKVTFKLIKGSGPVYIHGQTIKDDVEVVDMEEEDDEDEPEDEEIEHPKKRAKIEQNADGKNAKNQKKK, encoded by the exons atgGCGGAAGAATCATTCTATG GAGTCACCCTGACCGCAGAGGAGAACACCGAAACCTGGGACTTTGTCGATGAGGATTATTCGCGCGGCCAAAAGCTCGTTATCAAGCAAGTGCTGCTTGGTGCTGAGGCTAAGGATAATGAGTTCAATGTAGTCGAG GTGACCACAGGCAAGGACTCGATACAGATACCGATTGCTGTGCTCAAGGCCGGAGAGACGCGCGCCGTTAATCCCGATGTGGAGTTCTACGAAACAAAGGTGACATTCAAGCTAATCAAGGGCAGCGGACCCGTCTACATTCACGGCCAGACCATTAAGGATGATGTTGAGGTCGTCGAcatggaggaggaggacgatGAGGATGAGCCAGAGGATGAGGAAATCGAGCACCCAAAGAAGCGCGCCAAAATTGAGCAGAATGCCGATGGCAAAAACGCCAAGAACCAGAAGAAGAAGTAA
- the LOC133835637 gene encoding sodium-independent sulfate anion transporter, producing MCDYDDELYHERLPNVCSAINAKAKNCCSTDSIKRKLPICSWLPKYKAKYLIDDIVAGLTVGLTAVAQGIAYGAVAGLPNVYGLYSCFMGSFTYIFFGTCKDITVGPTAIISMMVNPHIDGNPDLAVLLCFLSGCLILLLGLLNLGVLMRFISMPVTTGFTLAAALTVGSGQINNLFGIQSNSNEFLKSWINFFGHITETRRNDALLGCCTMIVLLFMRKLKDVKWGFHQLNRYLSLCRNVLAVIVGILLCYLLSRGDNEMPFRISGEIQAGLPPVRVPPFETQDADGEPMNFSEMVSKLGGSIASIALLSILESVAIAKSFSKGKIVDASQEMVALGCCNVFSSFFSSMPITGSFARSAVNNASGVQTTLGGAVTGILILMTLAFLTPTFAYIPKATLAAIIIAAMLFMVEYDKIAEIWRAKKRDMLPFLATALSCLFWSLEYGMLVGIVVNALFILKKSMTPQFQLETQKHNGIELCLAELKGSIDYTAAEYLKITIVTHVTERHMGNGNVSLVIIKGAEINSIDATVAATIVSLQEDLKLLQCDLICWNWNLAAAGVVCRLHKKSRNMFKFTKNFSELLETIPPAHGGNDSHIACDLSQ from the exons ATGTGCGACTATGACG ATGAACTTTATCATGAACGCCTCCCAAACGTTTGTAGTGCCATCAATGCCAAGGCCAAGAATTGTTGCAGCACGGATAGTATAAAGCGAAAGTTGCCCATCTGCAGTTGGCTACCCAAATACAAGGCGAAATATCTGATAGATGACATTGTGGCTGGTTTGACGGTAGGTCTCACAGCTGTCGCCCAAGGCATTGCCTATGGAGCTGTTGCTGGTCTGCCGAATGTTTATGGCCTGTACTCATGCTTCATGGGCAGCTTTACGTACATCTTCTTTGGCACCTGCAAGGACATCACAGTGG GTCCCACGGCCATTATATCGATGATGGTGAATCCACACATCGATGGAAATCCAGATCTTGCAgtgctgctttgctttttatcgGGTTGTTTGATATTGTTGCTGGGCTTATTAAATCTCGGCGTCTTGATGCGATTCATTTCAATGCCCGTGACGACGGGATTTACCCTGGCCGCTGCCTTGACGGTGGGCAGTGGTCAGATTAACAATCTCTTTGGCATTCAAAGTAATTCGAATGAGTTTCTCAAATCGTGGATCAATTTCTTTGGACACATCACAGAGACGCGGCGGAATGATGCCTTACTTGGCTGCTGTACGATGATTGTATTGTTATTCATGCGA AAACTGAAGGACGTTAAATGGGGCTTTCATCAGTTAAACAGATATTTGTCCCTATGCCGCAATGTTTTGGCCGTAATTGTCGGTATCTTGTTATGTTATTTACTGAGTCGCGGTGACAATGAAATGCCATTTCGCATTAGTGGTGAAATCCAAGCCGGTTTGCCACCCGTTCGTGTGCCGCCATTCGAAACTCAGGATGCGGATGGTGAGCCAATGAACTTCAGCGAAATGGTCTCCAAGCTCGGAGGATCGATCGCCTCAATAGCGCTGCTGAGCATCTTAGAGAGCGTGGCAATTGCCAAATCATTCT CCAAGGGAAAGATTGTGGATGCTTCGCAGGAGATGGTTGCCCTGGGCTGTTGCAATGTCTTCAGTAGCTTCTTCTCCTCGATGCCCATAACTGGATCATTCGCAAGATCGGCTGTCAACAATGCGAGTGGTGTGCAGACGACACTTGGCGGCGCCGTCACCGGCATCCTTATCCTGATGACACTCGCATTTCTCACTCCTACATTTGCGTATATTCCCAAGGCAACTCTAGCAGCCATCATTATAGCAGCCATGTTATTCATGGTGGAGTACGACAAGATTGCCGAGATTTGGCGTGCCAAGA AGCGCGATATGTTGCCCTTTTTGGCTACAGCGTTGAGTTGTCTGTTCTGGTCGCTGGAGTACGGAATGTTGGTTGGCATCGTGGTCAATGCGCTGTTTATACTGAAGAAGAGCATGACGCCACAGTTTCAGCTTGAAACACAAAAG CACAATGGCATCGAACTGTGTCTGGCGGAGCTCAAAGGCAGCATTGATTACACGGCAGCCGAATATTTGAAGATCACAATTGTCACGCACGTGACGGAGCGGCACATGGGCAATGGCAATGTTTCGTTGGTGATCATAAAAGGTGCCGAGATTAATTCAATTGATGCGACAGTGGCAGCT ACAATTGTTTCGCTACAGGAAGATCTCAAGCTACTGCAGTGCGATCTCATTTGCTGGAACTGGAACTTGGCAGCAGCGGGAGTCGTGTGCCGTCTGCACAAGAAGTCGCGCAACATGTTCAAGTTTACGAAAAACTTTTCAGAACTTCTAGAAACAATACCACCAGCACATGGCGGCAACGATTCTCATATTGCATGCGACTTGAGTCAATAA
- the LOC133835641 gene encoding LOW QUALITY PROTEIN: 4-hydroxybutyrate coenzyme A transferase (The sequence of the model RefSeq protein was modified relative to this genomic sequence to represent the inferred CDS: deleted 2 bases in 2 codons), with product MSKQLARRVGQVNKFLTAASANAAATHNNYYTYVQELSHPIDREPPIVSAEEAVSCIKSGDTVFAQGAAGTPNVLLNAMTQHGKCNKLEKITVCHMHTEGPAEYCKPEYKDIFRSNSFFMGGNVRKAVAEGRGDNVPIFLHEIPQLFYKKIVKPDVTFIHVSPPDRHGFCSLGTSVDCVRAGLLNSKKIVAQINPNMPRTFGDSIIHKSHFDFAVEVNDKLPQHGTGEISPVEQKIGKLIAENLVKDGATLQMGIGSIPDAVLAALHNHKDLGIHSEMFANGVVDLVKKGCVTNSKKKMHRGRIVGSFLIGDQALYDFVNDNPFIEMLVIDYVNNTSIVKQQPRMTAINSCIEVDLTGQVCSDSIGTRFYSGFGGQVDFIRGAAEGLDGLGVPIIAMPSTTNKGESKIVPVLKPGAGVVTSRAHVHYVVTEHGIASLFGKNVRQRMYELIQIADPKHREALEKAACERLGVMPSPN from the exons ATGAGCAAACAACTGGCGCGTCGTGTGGGCCAAGTCAATAAATTCTTGACTGCTGCGTCCGCAAATGCTGCGGCTACCCACAACAATTACTACACCTATGTCCAGGAGCTGTCCCATCCTATTGATCGAGAGCCGCCAATTGTCTCAGCCGAGGAAGCTGTCAGCTGCATTAAGTCTG GTGATACCGTTTTCGCCCAGGGTGCTGCCGGTACTCCAAATGTGCTCCTCAATGCGATGACCCAGCACGGCAAGTGCAACAAGCTGGAGAAGATCACGGTCTGCCACATGCACACTGAGGGACCCGCCGAGTACTGCAAGCCGGAGTACAAGGACATCTTCCGCTCCAACTCGTTCTTCATGGGCGGCAATGTGCGCAAAGCTGTTGCCGAGGGCCGTGGCGATAATGTGCCCATC TTTTTGCACGAGATTCCTCAGTTGTTCTACAAGAAGATTGTCAAGCCCGATGTGACCTTCATTCATGTGTCG CCCCCAGATCGTCATGGTTTCTGCTCGCTCGGCACCAGCGTTGATTGCGTTCGTGCTGGTCTGCTCAACTCCAAGAAGATTGTCG CTCAAATCAATCCTAATATGCCTCGTACTTTTGGCGATTCCATCATCCACAAATCGCACTTTGACTTTGCCGTCGAGGTCAACGATAAACTGCCACAACATGGAACAGGTGAAATCTCGCCAGTCGAGCAGAAGATTGGCAAATTGATTGCCGAGAATCTGGTAAAAGATGGTGCCACACTCCAGATGGGCATTGGCAGCATTCCAGACGCTGTGCTCGCCGCTCTCCACAATCACAAGGATCTGGGCATCCACTCGGAGATGTTTGCCAACGGTGTTGTTGATCTGGTCAAGAAAGGTTGCGtcacaaacagcaaaaagaagaTGCACCGCGGACGCATTGTGGGCTCTTTCCTCATTGGTGATCAAGCCTTGTACGACTTTGTCAACGATAATCCTTTCATTG AGATGCTGGTCATTGACTATGTGAACAACACGAGCATTGTGAAGCAACAGCCCCGCATGACGGCCATCAACAGCTGCATTGAGGTCGATCTAACTGGCCAGGTTTGCTCCGACTCGATTGGCACACGCTTCTACTCTGGATTTGGTGGACAGGTTGATTTCATTCGTGGCGCTGCCGAAGGTCTTGATGGTTTGGGTGTGCCCATCATTGCCATGCCTTCGACAACCAACAAGGGAGAGAGCAAGATTGTGCCTGTGCTAAAACCCG GTGCCGGTGTTGTCACGTCGCGTGCCCATGTCCACTATGTTGTCACCGAACATGGCATCGCTTCGCTCTTTGGCAAAAATGTGCGCCAGCGTATGTATGAGCTCATCCAAATCGCCGATCCCAAGCACCGTGAGGCGTTGGAGAAGGCCGCCTGCGAGAGATTAGGAGTTATGCCATCGCCCAATTAA
- the LOC133835645 gene encoding uncharacterized protein LOC133835645 isoform X1, with the protein MDSSRKTIMWVQKYEQMLFDMWEENIGILNGSELKSPTFVEFALRLQEAGFNVDWKKVRSKMDNLTKRYKAEVRELRKPDGKRTHWRHFKRLHRILGPIKSRKKLLSSTPFLKVDEQVNIDPNESDELLVENFDALIEEPLDHSYYTQFQEEHVGENENYSTNESVPTMKLEKRIANPVMTPFESAMIEVVKQRSKDLNQAAAERLEVLNRHLSSTIEFQNKLLKMMSN; encoded by the exons ATGGATTCATCGCGAAAAACAATTATGTGGGTGCAAAAGTATGAGCAAATGCTCTTCGATATGTGGGAGGAAAACATTGGGATATTAAACGGCTCGGAACTAAAGAGTCCAACATTTGTAGAATTCGCTCTAAGGCTGCAAGAGGCTGGCTTCAATGTAGACTGGAAAAAAGTTAGATCAAAGATGGACAACTTGACCAAGCGCTACAA AGCTGAAGTGCGTGAATTGCGAAAACCTGATGGAAAACGAACCCACTGGAGGCATTTTAAAAGACTTCATAGAATCCTGGGACCCATAAAGTCGAGAAAAAAGTTGCTGAGCAGTACAC CTTTTTTAAAAGTCGATGAACAGGTTAATATTGATCCAAATGAAAGTGATGAACTATTAGTGGAAAATTTTGACGCCCTTATAGAAGAGCCGTTGGATCACTCCTATTATACGCAGTTCCAAGAGGAACACGTGGGAGAAAATGAGAATTATTCCACAAACGAATCGGTACCAACAATGAAATTAGAAAAACGTATTGCTAACCCGGTAATGACGCCCTTTGAATCGGCCATGATTGAGGTTGTCAAGCAACGCTCCAAAGACTTAAATCAAGCGGCTGCAGAGCGTCTGGAAGTCCTCAATCGTCACTTGAGCAGCACCATAGAGTTTCAAAATAAGTTATTGAAGATGATGTCAAATTAG
- the LOC133835645 gene encoding uncharacterized protein LOC133835645 isoform X2 encodes MDSSRKTIMWVQKYEQMLFDMWEENIGILNGSELKSPTFVEFALRLQEAGFNVDWKKVRSKMDNLTKRYKAEVRELRKPDGKRTHWRHFKRLHRILGPIKSRKKLLSSTLDEQVNIDPNESDELLVENFDALIEEPLDHSYYTQFQEEHVGENENYSTNESVPTMKLEKRIANPVMTPFESAMIEVVKQRSKDLNQAAAERLEVLNRHLSSTIEFQNKLLKMMSN; translated from the exons ATGGATTCATCGCGAAAAACAATTATGTGGGTGCAAAAGTATGAGCAAATGCTCTTCGATATGTGGGAGGAAAACATTGGGATATTAAACGGCTCGGAACTAAAGAGTCCAACATTTGTAGAATTCGCTCTAAGGCTGCAAGAGGCTGGCTTCAATGTAGACTGGAAAAAAGTTAGATCAAAGATGGACAACTTGACCAAGCGCTACAA AGCTGAAGTGCGTGAATTGCGAAAACCTGATGGAAAACGAACCCACTGGAGGCATTTTAAAAGACTTCATAGAATCCTGGGACCCATAAAGTCGAGAAAAAAGTTGCTGAGCAGTACAC TCGATGAACAGGTTAATATTGATCCAAATGAAAGTGATGAACTATTAGTGGAAAATTTTGACGCCCTTATAGAAGAGCCGTTGGATCACTCCTATTATACGCAGTTCCAAGAGGAACACGTGGGAGAAAATGAGAATTATTCCACAAACGAATCGGTACCAACAATGAAATTAGAAAAACGTATTGCTAACCCGGTAATGACGCCCTTTGAATCGGCCATGATTGAGGTTGTCAAGCAACGCTCCAAAGACTTAAATCAAGCGGCTGCAGAGCGTCTGGAAGTCCTCAATCGTCACTTGAGCAGCACCATAGAGTTTCAAAATAAGTTATTGAAGATGATGTCAAATTAG
- the LOC133835635 gene encoding alpha-1,6-mannosyl-glycoprotein 2-beta-N-acetylglucosaminyltransferase isoform X1 → MSKMRGRVLIPLPNTGAMGRKRNNFYMRSIFILALCIFGLLQYHNFNYLDSRDAMMGDSVTNDSVDAILSMVPATLHKYLTPHSRNHSTSAAALALNASNSAGSGTAGLSAATTISFDPYRPPNITEIKRQIIRYNEMQLVLNEDTFGPLQNDSVIIVIQVHTRINYLRHLIVSLAQARDISKTLLIFSHDYYDDDINDLVQQIDFCKVLQIFYPHSIQTHPHEYPGVDPNDCPRNIKKEQALITNCNNALYPDLYGHYREAKFTQTKHHWWWKANRVFNELEVTRFHTGLVLFLEEDHYVAEDFLYLLAMMQQRTKDLCPQCNILSLGTYLKTFNYYTYHSKTNKKSYASSLISSNSLLGSNRNNINNNNNNNNNNRNSLQLSASSSAQSSSTSLKNVKVYVGDTVDNVDNNADNHKTNSNNNNNNNKNKRTNHINTVTATSNINTNNNNNNNNENSNKNLNDKNGAQTWNYHVLPSLYSVYQKVEAMPWISSKHNMGFAFNRTTWRSIRRCAQHFCSYDDYNWDWSLQHVSQQCLQRKLHAMIVKGPRVFHIGECGVHHKNKNCESNQVISKVQHVLRIARNSHQLFPRSIMMTVPSLLKKSKLRKGNGGWGDLRDHELCMNMTLPTR, encoded by the exons ATGTCAAAAATGAGAG gCCGTGTACTGATACCATTGCCCAATACGGGGGCCATGGGACGCAAAcgcaacaatttttatatgcgCAGCATTTTCATACTGGCGCTGTGCATCTTTGGCCTGCTGCAGTATCACAATTTTAACTACT TGGACAGTCGAGATGCCATGATGGGCGATTCGGTGACCAATGATTCGGTGGATGCCATATTGTCAATGGTGCCAGCCACGCTGCACAAATATCTGACGCCGCATTCGCGTAATCACAGCACATCGGCAGCAG CACTCGCTTTGAATGCCAGCAACTCGGCGGGCAGCGGAACAGCTGGCTTGTCAGCGGCGACAACGATCAGTTTTGATCCGTATCGACCGCCCAACATAACGGAGATTAAGCGTCAGATTATCAGATACAACGAAATGCAGCTGGTGCTAAACGAGGACACATTCGGTCCGCTGCAAAATGATTCTGTGATAATTGTCATACAG GTGCACACACGCATCAATTACCTACGTCATTTGATTGTCAGCCTGGCGCAGGCGCGTGACATTTCGAAAACATTGCTGATCTTCTCGCATGATTACTACGACGATGACATCAATGATTTGGTACAGCAGATTGACTTCTGCAAGGTGCTGCAGATCTTCTATCCGCATTCAATACAAACCCATCCACATGAGTATCCCGGCGTGGATCCCAATGACTGTCCCAGAAACATTAAGAAAGAGCA AGCTCTAATTACCAATTGCAACAATGCTTTGTATCCGGATCTTTATGGTCATTATCGAGAGGCTAAATTCACGCAGACCAAACACCATTGGTGGTGGAAGGCGAATCGTGTCTTTAATGAACTGGAAGTCACACGTTTTCACACCG GTCTCGTTTTATTCCTTGAGGAGGATCATTATGTGGCCGAGGATTTCCTCTATTTGCTGGCCATGATGCAGCAGCGCACCAAAGACTTGTGTCCCCAGTGCAATATATTGTCGCTGGGTACTTATCTGAAGACCTTTAACTACTACACTTATCACAGCAAG ACTAACAAAAAATCGTATGCTTCCTCGCTGATCTCGTCAAACAGTCTATTAGGATCGAATAGGaacaacattaataataataataataacaataataataatagaaactCACTGCAATTAAGTGCGTCCTCATCAGCGCAATCATCCAGCACATCATTAAAGAATGTCAAGGTCTATGTGGGCGACACCGTTGACAACGTTGATAATAACGCAGACAACCACAAAAccaattcaaataataataataataacaataagaataaaagAACTAATCACATAAACACTGTCACCGCCACATCCAACAttaacaccaacaacaacaacaataataataatgagaatAGCAATAAAAATCTAAATGATAAAAATGGTGCACAAACATGGAACTATCATGTCCTGCCGTCATTATATTCCGTCTATCAGAAG GTGGAGGCAATGCCATGGATTAGCAGCAAGCACAACATGGGCTTTGCCTTCAATCGCACCACCTGGCGAAGCATACGACGGTGTGCCCAACACTTTTGCTCATACGATGACTACAACTGGGATTGGTCACTGCAGCATGTGTCGCAGCAGTGTCTGCAACGCAAGTTGCATGCCATGATAGTCAAGGGACCGCGTGTCTTCCACATTGGGGAGTG CGGGGTTCATCATAAGAATAAGAACTGCGAATCCAATCAAGTCATTTCCAAGGTGCAGCACGTTTTGCGCATAGCGCGAAATTCGCATCAATTGTTTCCCCGCTCCATCATGATGACGGTGCCAAGTTTGCTGAAGAAATCGAAGCTGCGCAAGGGCAACGGCGGTTGGGGCGATCTTCGGGATCATGAGCTCTGCATGAACATGACGCTGCCAACGAGATAG
- the LOC133835635 gene encoding alpha-1,6-mannosyl-glycoprotein 2-beta-N-acetylglucosaminyltransferase isoform X2 has product MSKMRGRVLIPLPNTGAMGRKRNNFYMRSIFILALCIFGLLQYHNFNYLDSRDAMMGDSVTNDSVDAILSMVPATLHKYLTPHSRNHSTSAAALALNASNSAGSGTAGLSAATTISFDPYRPPNITEIKRQIIRYNEMQLVLNEDTFGPLQNDSVIIVIQVHTRINYLRHLIVSLAQARDISKTLLIFSHDYYDDDINDLVQQIDFCKVLQIFYPHSIQTHPHEYPGVDPNDCPRNIKKEQALITNCNNALYPDLYGHYREAKFTQTKHHWWWKANRVFNELEVTRFHTGLVLFLEEDHYVAEDFLYLLAMMQQRTKDLCPQCNILSLGTYLKTFNYYTYHSKVEAMPWISSKHNMGFAFNRTTWRSIRRCAQHFCSYDDYNWDWSLQHVSQQCLQRKLHAMIVKGPRVFHIGECGVHHKNKNCESNQVISKVQHVLRIARNSHQLFPRSIMMTVPSLLKKSKLRKGNGGWGDLRDHELCMNMTLPTR; this is encoded by the exons ATGTCAAAAATGAGAG gCCGTGTACTGATACCATTGCCCAATACGGGGGCCATGGGACGCAAAcgcaacaatttttatatgcgCAGCATTTTCATACTGGCGCTGTGCATCTTTGGCCTGCTGCAGTATCACAATTTTAACTACT TGGACAGTCGAGATGCCATGATGGGCGATTCGGTGACCAATGATTCGGTGGATGCCATATTGTCAATGGTGCCAGCCACGCTGCACAAATATCTGACGCCGCATTCGCGTAATCACAGCACATCGGCAGCAG CACTCGCTTTGAATGCCAGCAACTCGGCGGGCAGCGGAACAGCTGGCTTGTCAGCGGCGACAACGATCAGTTTTGATCCGTATCGACCGCCCAACATAACGGAGATTAAGCGTCAGATTATCAGATACAACGAAATGCAGCTGGTGCTAAACGAGGACACATTCGGTCCGCTGCAAAATGATTCTGTGATAATTGTCATACAG GTGCACACACGCATCAATTACCTACGTCATTTGATTGTCAGCCTGGCGCAGGCGCGTGACATTTCGAAAACATTGCTGATCTTCTCGCATGATTACTACGACGATGACATCAATGATTTGGTACAGCAGATTGACTTCTGCAAGGTGCTGCAGATCTTCTATCCGCATTCAATACAAACCCATCCACATGAGTATCCCGGCGTGGATCCCAATGACTGTCCCAGAAACATTAAGAAAGAGCA AGCTCTAATTACCAATTGCAACAATGCTTTGTATCCGGATCTTTATGGTCATTATCGAGAGGCTAAATTCACGCAGACCAAACACCATTGGTGGTGGAAGGCGAATCGTGTCTTTAATGAACTGGAAGTCACACGTTTTCACACCG GTCTCGTTTTATTCCTTGAGGAGGATCATTATGTGGCCGAGGATTTCCTCTATTTGCTGGCCATGATGCAGCAGCGCACCAAAGACTTGTGTCCCCAGTGCAATATATTGTCGCTGGGTACTTATCTGAAGACCTTTAACTACTACACTTATCACAGCAAG GTGGAGGCAATGCCATGGATTAGCAGCAAGCACAACATGGGCTTTGCCTTCAATCGCACCACCTGGCGAAGCATACGACGGTGTGCCCAACACTTTTGCTCATACGATGACTACAACTGGGATTGGTCACTGCAGCATGTGTCGCAGCAGTGTCTGCAACGCAAGTTGCATGCCATGATAGTCAAGGGACCGCGTGTCTTCCACATTGGGGAGTG CGGGGTTCATCATAAGAATAAGAACTGCGAATCCAATCAAGTCATTTCCAAGGTGCAGCACGTTTTGCGCATAGCGCGAAATTCGCATCAATTGTTTCCCCGCTCCATCATGATGACGGTGCCAAGTTTGCTGAAGAAATCGAAGCTGCGCAAGGGCAACGGCGGTTGGGGCGATCTTCGGGATCATGAGCTCTGCATGAACATGACGCTGCCAACGAGATAG
- the LOC133835638 gene encoding LOW QUALITY PROTEIN: EH domain-containing protein 1 (The sequence of the model RefSeq protein was modified relative to this genomic sequence to represent the inferred CDS: deleted 1 base in 1 codon) produces the protein MFSFLKRETRNQEVVENVIGELKKIYRSKLLPLEEHYQFHDFHSPKLEDPDFDAKPMILLVGQYSTGKTTFIRYLLERDFPGIRIGPEPTTDRFIAVMYDEKEGVIPGNALVVDPKKQFRPLSKYGNAFLNRFQCSSVASPVLNAISIVDTPGILSGEKQRIDRGYDFTGVLEWFAERVDRIILLFDAHKLDISDEFRRSIEALKGHDDKIRIILNKADMIDHQQLMRVYGALMWSLGKVLQTPEVARVYIGSFWDQPLRFDANRRLFEDEEQDLFRDLQSLPRNAALRKLNDLIKRARLAKVHAFIISELRKDMPSVFGKDSKKKDLIKNLDQIYTRIQREHSISPGDFPDARKMQELLQHQDFTKFHSMKPHLLDIVDNMLAKDIARLMEMIPQEEMTLVNEPVVKGGAFEGVIEDNVSPFGYMKGEGIDAGYGEHEWICNKDKPRTDAIFDGLGPVDGKISGSTAKQELIKSKLPNSVLSKIWKLSDIDCDGFLDADEFALALHLINVKLDGCELPTALPEHLVPPSKRFA, from the exons ATGTTCAGTTTTCTGAAGCGCGAGACTCGCAATCAAGAGGTGGTTGAAAATGTCATCGGTGAGCTGAAAAAGATCTATCGCAGCAAACTGTTGCCCCTTGAGGAGCATTATCAGTTCCATGACTTCCATTCGCCAAAACTGGAAGATCCCGATTTCGATGCCAAGCCTATGATACTGCTGGTCGGCCAGTATTCGACGGGTAAAACGACCTTCATTCGCTATCTATTGGAACGCGATTTCCCCGGCATTCGTATTGGACCCGAGCCGACAACAGATCGTTTCATTGCCGTAATGTACGATGAGAAGGAGGGCGTTATACCAGGCAATGCGCTTGTAGTTGATCCGAAGAAACAGTTCCGC CCCCTCTCCAAGTACGGCAATGCGTTTCTCAATCGCTTCCAATGCTCCAGCGTTGCGTCCCCAGTGTTGAATGCCATCTCTATTGTGGACACACCCGGCATTCTGTCCGGCGAGAAGCAGCGCATCGACCGTGGTTACGATTTCACCGGAGTGCTGGAATGGTTTGCGGAGCGTGTGGATCGCATTATCCTACTCTTCGATGCCCATAAACTGGACATATCCGATGAGTTCCGACGCTCGATTGAGGCACTCAAGGGACACGACGATAAGATCCGCATTATACTGAACAAGGCGGACATGATTGATCATCAGCAGTTGATGCGTGTCTATGGTGCACTTATGTGGTCCTTGGGCAAGGTGCTGCAGACGCCGGAGGTGGCACGAGTGTACATCGGCAGCTTTTGGGATCAGCCTTTGCGTTTCGATGCCAATCGTCGTCTGTTCGAGGATGAGGAACAGGATCTGTTCCGTGATCTGCAGTCGTTGCCCCGCAATGCTGCGCTGCGTAAGCTCAACGATCTGATCAAGCGTGCGAGGTTAGCTAAGGTCCATGCTTTTATTATCTCGGAACTGCGCAAGGATATGCCATCGGTGTTTGGCAAGGATAGCAAAAAGAAGGATCTGATCAAGAATCTGGATCAGATCTACACGCGCATTCAGCGTGAGCACTCCATATCGCCAGGAGATTTCCCCGACGCGAGGAAGATGCAGGAGTTGCTGCAGCATCAGGACTTTACCAAGTTCCATTCGATGAAGCCACATCTCCTGGACATCGTGGACAATATGCTGGCCAAGGACATTGCGAGACTGATGGAAATGATTCCGCAGGAGGAAATGACACTCGTCAACGAGCCCGTAGTCAAGG GAGGTGCTTTCGAGGGCGTCATCGAAGACAATGTCTCACCATTCGGCTACATGAAGGGCGAGGGCATCGACGCAGGTTACGGAGAACACGAATGGATATGCAACAAGGACAAGCCACGCACAGATGCCATCTTCGACGGGCTGGGACCGGTCGATGGCAAAATCTCCGGATCAA CTGCCAAGCAAGAGCTCATCAAATCCAAACTGCCCAACTCTGTGCTTAGCAAAATCTGGAAGCTGTCTGACATTGACTGTGATGGTTTCCTGGACGCCGATGAATTTGCGCTGGCGTTGCACTTAATCAATGTCAAGCTGGATGGCTGTGAGCTGCCCACTGCGCTGCCGGAGCACTTAGTACCACCGTCAAAGCGTTTCGCTTAA